The following coding sequences lie in one Rutidosis leptorrhynchoides isolate AG116_Rl617_1_P2 chromosome 4, CSIRO_AGI_Rlap_v1, whole genome shotgun sequence genomic window:
- the LOC139841063 gene encoding probable F-box protein At3g25550: MNDVLEEILARLDVKDVVRCKSVCKSWYDLISSTYFVKSHLKHSYIKKHEHGYLRVAFRGGFSLVGSCDGLVCISSNDDDQLLLTNPSTREVRKLPMPRIKYRGK; encoded by the coding sequence atGAATGATGTGCTTGAGGAGATACTTGCAAGATTGGATGTGAAAGATGTTGTTCGATGCAAGAGTGTTTGTAAGTCATGGTATGATTTAATATCATCTACTTATTTTGTTAAATCTCATCTTAAACATAGCTACATAAAGAAACATGAGCATGGATATTTAAGAGTTGCTTTTCGCGGAGGATTTAGTCTGGTTGGTTCATGTGATGGGCTTGTTTGCATCTCTTCTAATGATGATGATCAGTTATTACTAACTAATCCTTCCACTCGAGAGGTTAGAAAACTGCCAATGCCTCGTATCAAGTACAGGGGAAaatga